A window from uncultured Desulfobacter sp. encodes these proteins:
- the pspF gene encoding phage shock protein operon transcriptional activator, producing the protein MSMFEALGQSEAFLNFQEQISRVAPIDRPVLILGERGTGKELASARLHFLSRRWQKPFVTLNCAALSATLIESELFGYEKGAFTGAGARRIGRFEQADGGTLFLDEISNIPMEVQEKILRVVEYGRFERVGAVSPVHTDVRIVGAANVDLARMAQEGRFKQDLLDRLSFEVIYVPPLRVRKGDVMLLANHFAGRMAFELGFDQVPEFGKKAVQDLESHLWPGNVRELKNVVERAVYKTNGSVVTRIEFSPFVSPYDPLPKSVKSSAKQPEIQTEPVSADKDSVGDTETVLEQIAALPLKEAVLALERFRLSQALTAARFNQKQAAADLGVSYDQFRGLKKKHGV; encoded by the coding sequence GTGAGCATGTTCGAGGCCCTGGGCCAGTCCGAAGCGTTTTTAAATTTTCAGGAGCAGATCTCCCGGGTGGCGCCCATTGACAGGCCCGTACTGATTTTAGGCGAGCGCGGCACGGGTAAGGAACTGGCCTCAGCCCGGTTGCATTTTTTATCCCGGCGCTGGCAAAAACCTTTTGTTACGCTGAACTGCGCGGCCTTATCAGCTACGTTGATCGAATCCGAGCTTTTTGGTTATGAAAAAGGGGCATTTACCGGGGCTGGTGCCCGCCGAATCGGGCGGTTTGAACAGGCCGACGGCGGCACCCTGTTTTTGGATGAGATCTCCAATATTCCCATGGAAGTCCAGGAAAAGATTCTCCGTGTGGTGGAGTACGGACGGTTTGAACGGGTGGGGGCCGTCAGCCCTGTTCATACCGATGTCCGTATTGTGGGGGCGGCCAATGTGGATCTGGCCCGGATGGCGCAGGAGGGTCGATTTAAACAGGACCTCCTGGACCGTCTCTCATTTGAGGTGATTTATGTTCCCCCGCTGCGGGTTCGCAAAGGTGATGTCATGTTGCTTGCCAATCATTTTGCCGGACGCATGGCCTTTGAACTGGGTTTTGATCAGGTGCCTGAATTTGGGAAAAAAGCGGTTCAGGACCTTGAATCCCACCTGTGGCCGGGGAATGTCCGGGAATTGAAAAATGTGGTGGAACGCGCGGTGTATAAAACGAATGGTTCGGTGGTCACCCGGATCGAGTTTTCACCATTTGTTTCGCCATACGATCCCCTGCCTAAATCCGTTAAGTCTTCAGCCAAACAGCCTGAAATCCAGACAGAACCTGTGTCGGCGGACAAAGATTCGGTCGGTGATACAGAAACTGTTTTGGAACAAATAGCCGCTCTACCCCTGAAAGAGGCTGTACTTGCCCTGGAACGCTTCCGTTTATCCCAGGCTTTGACCGCGGCCCGGTTCAACCAGAAACAGGCCGCCGCAGATTTAGGGGTGTCTTATGACCAGTTTCGGGGACTGAAAAAAAAACATGGAGTGTGA
- a CDS encoding universal stress protein: MKFTKILNPVDGSEHSRRSTQYSIDLAKQFNSKIILLHCHEKFPVVLAEPHFQNAINKILKNSEELIKPFEDLLEESGVDYEIRILEGSPGMNIDTVVSIEKIDLIVMGSRGVSDFAGLFLGSVAHQVLHMVQCPVFIIK, from the coding sequence ATGAAATTTACAAAAATTCTTAATCCCGTAGATGGTTCAGAACATTCCAGACGCTCCACCCAGTATTCCATTGATTTGGCAAAGCAGTTTAATTCAAAAATCATCCTGCTTCACTGCCACGAAAAATTCCCCGTTGTTCTGGCCGAACCCCATTTTCAAAATGCCATCAATAAAATTTTGAAAAATTCAGAGGAGCTGATCAAACCCTTTGAAGATCTATTGGAAGAGAGCGGCGTTGATTACGAGATCCGAATTCTTGAAGGTTCCCCAGGCATGAATATTGACACGGTTGTAAGCATAGAAAAAATTGATTTAATTGTCATGGGCTCCAGGGGCGTCAGCGATTTTGCAGGACTTTTCCTTGGGTCTGTGGCGCACCAGGTGCTGCACATGGTGCAATGCCCGGTATTCATAATAAAATAG
- a CDS encoding NAD-dependent epimerase produces MNILITGAAGFIGAALSLRLLNDGHHVSGIDNLNDYYDVNLKKARLARLSEYPEFKFIHLDLADRPNMAKLFEDNAFDCVVNLAAQAGVRYSIENPASYVDSNLVGFGNILEGCRHGGVKHLVFASSSSVYGLNTHMPFSVRHNVDHPVSLYAASKKANELMAHTYSYLYNLPTTGLRFFTVYGPWGRPDMALFLFTKAMLDGEPIKVFNNGEMQRDFTYIDDIVEGVVRVMHNIPKPDPEWSGKNPVPSRSCVPYRIYNIGNNEPVALMDFVRAIEEALGKKAKIDFLPMQAGDVPATWADVDDLIADTGFKPAMSVKQGVQNFVDWYKEYYA; encoded by the coding sequence ATGAATATATTGATTACCGGTGCAGCCGGATTTATCGGGGCTGCGCTCTCCTTGCGGCTGTTGAATGACGGGCACCATGTTTCGGGGATTGATAATCTCAATGATTATTATGATGTGAATCTGAAAAAAGCTCGGCTGGCGCGCTTGTCCGAATATCCGGAGTTTAAATTTATTCACCTGGATCTTGCGGACCGGCCCAACATGGCCAAGCTGTTTGAGGACAATGCCTTTGACTGCGTGGTGAATCTGGCGGCCCAGGCCGGGGTGCGGTACAGTATTGAAAATCCGGCATCCTATGTGGATTCCAATCTGGTGGGGTTTGGTAATATTCTCGAAGGCTGCCGCCATGGCGGGGTCAAGCACCTTGTGTTTGCTTCGTCAAGTTCGGTTTATGGGCTCAATACCCATATGCCTTTTTCGGTCCGCCATAATGTGGATCATCCGGTCAGTTTGTATGCGGCGTCTAAAAAAGCCAATGAACTTATGGCCCATACTTACAGTTATCTGTATAATCTGCCGACAACAGGCCTGCGCTTTTTTACGGTGTATGGCCCCTGGGGCAGGCCTGACATGGCATTGTTCCTTTTTACCAAAGCCATGTTGGACGGTGAGCCCATCAAGGTGTTTAACAACGGTGAGATGCAACGGGATTTCACCTATATTGACGACATTGTGGAGGGGGTGGTCCGGGTGATGCACAATATCCCGAAACCTGATCCGGAATGGAGTGGTAAAAACCCTGTGCCTTCAAGATCGTGTGTGCCTTATCGAATCTACAATATTGGTAATAACGAACCTGTGGCGCTGATGGATTTTGTCCGTGCCATTGAAGAGGCCCTGGGCAAAAAGGCAAAAATTGACTTTTTGCCCATGCAGGCCGGCGATGTGCCTGCCACCTGGGCAGATGTGGATGACCTTATTGCCGACACCGGGTTTAAGCCTGCCATGTCGGTAAAACAGGGTGTTCAGAATTTTGTGGATTGGTACAAAGAGTACTATGCCTAA